A part of Aspergillus oryzae RIB40 DNA, chromosome 7 genomic DNA contains:
- a CDS encoding uncharacterized protein (predicted protein): protein MKATILATIALAACSAASPLGSAPHARGLLGDSSKPCDCESDHDGSSPEVPSGPGSEGPAPVPMPVPVPVPGGEPNGPGGVPTVPGLPGIPGVPGVPGVPGVPGHPNHPEDPEDPEDPEDPEDPEDPEDPEDPEDPEGPSKGGCDDDGCHGTGHLIQDLGPQANDILTIVGEHTEELLLKLSPGVAGLLTGLGLPGLGQPVGHIIKSAATIGELIADLGDSVECLLTVIGQDGGFLLIELEPSIAGLLTGLGLPSIAQPVGSIVGTVGKHLKRDDGLLEDLAPVVNCALKVVGEDSKILLIALSKSVAELLIGLGLGQLAEPVGTVIQSAATVGDLVYDLGDPVECILTIIGEDGGALLVQLSPSIAGLLVGLGLPGVGIPVGQVVKTLGEAL from the coding sequence ATGAAAGCCACCATCTTAGCGACTATCGCTTTGGCGGCATGCAGTGCCGCCAGCCCCTTGGGCAGCGCTCCCCACGCCCGAGGCCTCCTTGGAGATTCATCCAAGCCCTGCGACTGTGAATCGGATCATGATGGCAGCTCGCCTGAGGTACCATCTGGGCCTGGTTCGGAGGGCCCTGCTCCCGTTCCGATGCCGGTTCcagttcctgttcctggtggAGAGCCAAACGGTCCTGGCGGAGTCCCAACCGTTCCTGGCCTTCCTGGTATTCCTGGTGTTCCTGGTGTTCCTGGTGTTCCTGGTGTTCCTGGACACCCCAACCACCCTGAAGACCCAGAGGATCCCGAAGATCCTGAAGATCCTGAAGACCCGGAGGATCCtgaagacccagaagacccagaagacccTGAGGGACCTTCCAAGGGTGGCTGTGACGACGACGGCTGCCACGGAACTGGACACCTCATACAGGATCTGGGCCCGCAAGCCAACGACATCCTGACCATTGTTGGTGAACACACCGAGGAGCTCTTGCTCAAGCTCAGCCCCGGTGTTGCTGGGCTTCTGACCGGACTCGGCCTCCCTGGCTTGGGCCAACCCGTCGGTCACATCATCAAGAGCGCTGCCACCATTGGCGAACTCATCGCGGACTTGGGTGACTCCGTCGAATGCCTCTTGACCGTCATTGGACAGGACGGTGGATTCCTGTTGATTGAACTTGAGCCGTCCATTGCTGGACTCCTCACTGGACTCGGACTGCCTAGTATCGCTCAACCCGTCGGCAGCATTGTCGGCACTGTCGGCAAGCACCTCAAGCGTGACGATGGACTCCTCGAAGACCTTGCTCCAGTTGTGAACTGCGCTCTTAAAGTCGTTGGAGAGGACTCCAAGATTCTCCTCATTGCATTGAGCAAGTCCGTTGCTGAGCTGCTCATTGGTTTGGGTCTCGGCCAGCTTGCCGAGCCTGTCGGCACTGTCATCCAGTCCGCTGCGACCGTTGGCGATCTCGTCTATGACTTGGGTGACCCCGTGGAGTGCATCCTGACCATCATCGGTGAAGACGGAGGTGCTCTCCTGGTTCAGCTTTCTCCTTCTATTGCAGGCCTCCTTGTCGGACTCGGATTGCCCGGTGTTGGTATTCCCGTTGGCCAGGTGGTGAAGACTCTTGGCGAGGCTTTGTAG
- a CDS encoding putative monooxygenase (2-polyprenyl-6-methoxyphenol hydroxylase and related FAD-dependent oxidoreductases) yields the protein MAKSPQDLQIAILGAGMGGLTCALALAQEGFKNIDVYESASDLGFVGAGIQLAPNMARVLDRLGVWKGIEAEAVNIEETSVRVGATDAELAHVELQYIKDTYGYPHMVGHRSSLSNGLYQGCLRYPNIKFHFATSAGNVDSFGPRPSFTATPRDSSQAPYRVEADVLLGADGIKSNTRVAMMDKLGIQTGVKDTNQAAYRIMIHKDQIKDDPELLELINGTKVTRWIGEKRHIIAYPVSNNTIYNLSTVQPDTNFAAATNATYTTRGSKKTMLEVFGDFCPMVQRMLSYVPEGEVCEWKLRVHEPLDTWTHESTALVGDACHPTLPHLAQGAAQAIEDGAVIAIALSLLPDTTPASIAKALKVYEKVRKDRAYALVELAAASGRALHLGDGAAKEERDKQFAALKKGNGPVPDKWADADVQKIIYGFDCQQETRDKFNEYFAFRAP from the exons ATGGCTAAGTCACCGCAGGATCTTCAAATTGCCATTCTGGGCGCTG GTATGGGAGGGCTTACATGTGCCCTGGCCCTCGCCCAAGAAGGCTTCAAGAACATTGATGTCTATGAGTCGGCTTCTGACTTGGGCTTCGTTGGAGCGGGTATCCAACTGGCGCCGAATATGGCTCGAGTACTGGACCGTCTGGGAGTATGGAAGGGAATTGAAGCGGAGGCCGTGAACATCGAAGAGACTAGCGTAAGAG TGGGTGCAACCGACGCTGAACTGGCACATGTTGAGCTGCAGTATATCAAAGACACATATGGATACCCGCACATGGTTGGCCACCGTTCATCACTGTCCAACGGACTCTACCAAGGCTGTCTCCGCTACCCGAACATCAAGTTCCATTTCGCCACGTCCGCCGGAAACGTCGACTCGTTCGGCCCTCGGCCCTCCTTCACAGCTACTCCCCGCGACTCCAGCCAAGCGCCGTACCGCGTCGAGGCGGACGTGCTACTAGGCGCCGACGGCATCAAGAGTAACACGCGCGTCGCCATGATGGACAAGCTCGGCATCCAGACCGGAGTAAAGGATACGAACCAAGCCGCCTACCGAATCATGATCCACAAGGACCAAATCAAGGACGACCCCGAGCTCCTGGAGCTGATCAACGGGACCAAGGTCACGCGCTGGATCGGCGAGAAGCGTCACATCATCGCATACCCCGTGTCCAACAACACGATCTACAACCTGTCCACCGTCCAGCCCGACACAAACTTCGCGGCCGCCACCAACGCCACGTACACGACGCGCGGATCGAAGAAGACCATGCTGGAGGTGTTCGGCGATTTCTGCCCCATGGTGCAGCGCATGCTGAGCTACGTGCCCGAAGGCGAGGTCTGCGAATGGAAGCTGCGCGTTCACGAGCCCCTGGATACATGGACGCACGAGTCCACCGCTCTGGTCGGCGATGCTTGCCACCCGACGTTGCCTCATCTCGCGCAAGGAGCTGCGCAGGCGATTGAAGACGGTGCGGTGATCGCTATCGCTTTGTCCCTGCTACCGGATACGACCCCCGCCTCAATTGCCAAGGCGCTGAAGGTGTACGAGAAGGTCCGTAAGGACAGGGCGTATGCGCTTGTCGAGCTGGCGGCTGCATCTGGTCGCGCTCTTCATCTGGGTGATGGCGCTGCTAAGGAGGAACGTGACAAGCAGTTTgctgcgttgaagaagggtAACGGCCCCGTGCCGGATAAGTGGGCCGATGCGGATGTGCAGAAGATCATCTATGGCTTTGATTGCCAGCAGGAGACGCGGGACAAGTTCAATGAGTATTTCGC GTTCCGCGCGCCCTGA
- a CDS encoding fungal specific transcription factor domain-containing protein (predicted protein), which produces MGLTPSCSIPEPWALERTPVHLLAAVYASALPFAAHDDYLCVLQTYNAPPADRLWRMAYELISEEIHTPHLAVLQTALLYLHRPLDEARASIADTPFVWSFVGTIVGLAESLGLHIECRMWGIPAWEKRLRRRLWWAIYAEDKWRSLLMGRPPYIHRSEWDVSELDGADFLYHTRGASSSSSGVHQPQDPVPFRYLVDLSGIAEQIYESF; this is translated from the coding sequence ATGGGGCTGACTCCTTCGTGTTCAATACCCGAGCCATGGGCCTTAGAGCGCACGCCGGTGCATTTGCTTGCAGCGGTCTATGCATCTGCTCTGCCTTTTGCCGCCCATGACGATTATCTGTGCGTGCTGCAAACATATAACGCCCCCCCGGCGGACAGGCTCTGGCGGATGGCCTATGAGCTAATTTCCGAGGAGATCCACACACCACACCTGGCTGTTCTGCAGACGGCCTTGTTGTACCTGCATCGGCCACTGGACGAGGCCCGGGCCAGCATCGCTGACACCCCATTTGTCTGGTCATTTGTCGGCACCATTGTGGGCCTAGCCGAATCACTGGGGCTGCACATTGAATGTCGTATGTGGGGGATACCCGCCTGGGAGAAGCGTCTGCGTCGCCGGCTGTGGTGGGCCATCTATGCCGAAGACAAATGGCGCAGCTTGCTGATGGGTCGTCCGCCGTATATTCATCGGAGTGAATGGGACGTCAGTGAGCTGGATGGAGCAGACTTCCTCTACCACACCAGGggtgcttcttcatcgtcatccgGGGTCCACCAACCACAAGATCCGGTGCCTTTTCGCTACCTGGTGGACCTGTCTGGCATTGCAGAACAGATCTATGAATCATTTTAG
- a CDS encoding uncharacterized protein (predicted protein), with product MPEIESFPAVELSDHSTGETTLNSAERCASIVISFTRRLTSSDFTGFWYSWSRIGFATVSNFALLLLVQAPNAERAAKGKQLVDSWLRVLRCQSQSFPMMKLGLTRLDAMHWVGLGQTFVLPQHVQEVIQSSGN from the exons ATGCCCGAGATCGAGTCCTTCCCTGCAGTGGAGCTGTCCGACCACAGCACGGGCGAGACGACCCTCAACTCGGCGGAGCGCTGCGCTTCGATAGTAATCAGCTTCACTCGGCGGTTGACGTCGAGTGACTTTACAGGATTCTGGTATTCAT GGTCTCGCATCGGCTTCGCAACCGTCTCCAActttgcccttcttctcttaGTCCAAGCGCCCAATGCCGAGCGAGCAGCAAAGGGTAAACAGCTTGTTGACTCCTGGCTGCGTGTGCTCCGCTGCCAAAGCCAAAGCTTCCCCATGATGAAGCTTGGCTTGACGCGACTGGACGCCATGCACTGGGTGGGACTTGGGCAGACATTCGTTCTACCTCAGCATGTGCAAGAGGTAATTCAATCATCGGGGAACTGA
- a CDS encoding UbiA family prenyltransferase (predicted protein), whose translation MPTTTTQCMTLSRSTIQPLKSDHVIPKGVHESIRQVLHHEFLITERLLRANIREGLVLPIIGLIARFLPAPDLILTTPWTQLALVLLKTFICFICHLYVFEIVNQVLSVDEDIANKPHRPIPAGFLCIPGAYRRWLLSWAICPVIASHLAGPEAAGLFGAYQAWVYFCYVWPKINHWIFRNAFASIGAYNMFRLVDTIVHSEIPSFPVMPKHILLLFSLWVVTTVHMQEFHDAEGDKRMKRRTLPVVVGPKGERLLRAGTAMLVIGSGAVLLIATASYIQGSSLPSQRWTVAGLVITGFLHNIFACIVGFRCVWHGGVAFDRKTYKRFYMLAAYTMICYLSFWQMTEKISISILA comes from the coding sequence ATGCCTACCACTACTACCCAATGCATGACCCTCTCCAGATCGACAATCCAACCCCTCAAAAGCGACCATGTAATCCCAAAGGGTGTCCATGAGTCCATTCGCCAAGTTCTGCATCATGAATTTCTCATCACAGAGCGACTACTCCGTGCCAACATCCGTGAAGGCCTAGTCCTCCCCATCATCGGCCTCATCGCCCGTTTCCTGCCTGCACCGGACCTCATCCTCACGACCCCCTGGACCCAACTCGCCCTAGTACTCCTCAAGACCTTTATCTGCTTCATCTGCCACCTATACGTATTCGAAATCGTGAATCAAGTCCTCTCCGTCGATGAAGACATCGCCAACAAGCCGCACCGACCGATCCCAGCAGGCTTCCTCTGCATTCCCGGCGCCTATAGACGCTGGCTCCTCAGCTGGGCCATTTGCCCCGTCATCGCCAGCCACCTCGCGGGCCCGGAAGCAGCCGGCCTCTTCGGAGCATACCAAGCCTGGGTGTATTTCTGCTATGTCTGGCCGAAGATCAATCACTGGATCTTCCGGAACGCTTTTGCGTCCATCGGCGCCTACAACATGTTCCGACTCGTGGACACCATCGTTCACAGCGAGATCCCGTCGTTCCCGGTCATGCCGAAGCATATCCTCCTACTCTTCTCCTTGTGGGTGGTGACCACGGTACACATGCAGGAGTTCCATGATGCCGAGGGTGACAAACGGATGAAGAGACGGACGCTTCCAGTCGTGGTTGGACCCAAGGGGGAACGGCTCCTCCGGGCAGGCACCGCAATGCTAGTCATCGGGTCGGGCGCCGTGCTCCTCATTGCCACGGCTTCTTATATCCAGGGCTCTTCCCTCCCGAGTCAACGATGGACGGTAGCGGGACTCGTCATAACAGGCTTCCTGCATAATATCTTCGCATGCATAGTTGGATTCCGGTGTGTCTGGCACGGTGGCGTTGCCTTCGATCGCAAAACCTATAAACGGTTTTATATGTTGGCGGCGTATACCATGATCTGttatttgtctttttggCAAATGACGGAAAAGATCTCGATCTCGATCTTAGCTTAG
- a CDS encoding uncharacterized protein (predicted protein) produces the protein MLSASQAFPSTQPQSSARPTPFATPAPTSPPPKRKPTFVLPRSPSPSQAPEDPSAIPTPFSPSSHTLRRRGRARSSAPSYLPGGMAAEVRSWILELSTKREQMQMNYRNRTGAGLDLQRYLLVVRIADIRQSTLASSGPLAFVRGQPVTSLDDEEDASGHREGSGMKNILLLGTPRSQSAGVSSQHPDASRVPELVGGNVVGVHRGLVWELDLEDRLAGYGTHSDPERDGHGQSGTTTKWLVCMEWDLISVQ, from the coding sequence ATGCTATCAGCCTCCCAGGCATTCCCAAGCACACAGCCCCAGTCAAGCGCTCGACCGACCCCATTCGCAACACCGGCGCCGACTTCTCCGCCCCCGAAACGGAAACCGACATTCGTTCTGCCGCGCTCACCGTCCCCATCCCAGGCCCCTGAAGACCCCTCCGCCATCCCTACCCcattctctccttcatctcacACGCTCCGTCGTCGTGGCCGTGCCCGCTCCTCGGCCCCTAGTTATCTACCCGGCGGCATGGCAGCCGAAGTGCGCAGCTGGATCTTAGAATTGAGCACCAAGCGAGAACAGATGCAGATGAACTACCGAAACCGCACTGGAGCCGGCCTGGATCTGCAGAGATACCTTCTAGTCGTTCGTATTGCGGATATTCGTCAGTCTACCCTCGCTAGTTCCGGACCGCTTGCTTTTGTACGAGGCCAACCTGTGACGTCActagatgatgaagaggacgcTTCTGGTCATCGTGAGGGCAGTGGGATGAaaaatattcttcttttagGGACCCCGCGCTCTCAGTCGGCTGGAGTGTCGTCGCAGCATCCAGATGCTAGTCGTGTTCCTGAGCTTGTTGGGGGGAATGTGGTGGGTGTTCATCGGGGATTGGTCTGGGAGTTAGATTTGGAGGATAGGCTGGCTGGATATGGTACACACAGCGATCCCGAAAGGGATGGGCACGGGCAATCTGGGACCACGACGAAGTGGCTCGTGTGTATGGAGTGGGATCTGATATCAGTTCAGTag